A single genomic interval of Tursiops truncatus isolate mTurTru1 chromosome 1, mTurTru1.mat.Y, whole genome shotgun sequence harbors:
- the TAGLN2 gene encoding transgelin-2, with product MANRGPSYGLSREVQQKIEKQYDADLEQILIQWITTQCRKDVGRPQPGRENFQNWLKDGTVLCELINGLYPEGQAPVRKIQASTMAFKQMEQISQFLQAAERYGINTTDIFQTVDLWEGKNMACVQRTLMNLGGLAVAQNNGLFSGDPNWFPKKSKENPRNFSDNQLQEGKNVIGLQMGTNRGASQAGMTGYGMPRQIL from the exons ATGGCCAACAGGGGACCTTCCTACGGCCTGAGCCGGGAGGTGCAGCAGAAGATTGAGAAACAATATGATGCAGACCTGGAGCAGATCCTGATCCAGTGGATCACCACCCAGTGCCGCAAGGATGTGGGCCGGCCCCAGCCTGGGCGCGAGAACTTCCAGAACTGGCTCAAGGATGGCACG GTGCTGTGTGAGCTCATTAACGGGCTGTACCCCGAGGGGCAGGCCCCGGTGAGGAAGATCCAGGCCTCCACCATGGCCTTCAAGCAGATGGAGCAGATCTCCCAGTTCCTGCAAGCAGCCGAGCGCTACGGCATCAACACCACTGACATCTTCCAGACTGTGGACCTCTGGGAAG gaAAGAACATGGCCTGTGTGCAGCGGACACTGATGAACCTGGGTGGGCTGGCGGTAGCCCAGAACAATGGGCTCTTCTCTGGAGATCCCAACTGGTTTCCCAA GAAATCCAAGGAGAACCCTCGGAACTTCTCCGACAACCAGCTGCAGGAGGGCAAGAATGTGATTGGGTTACAGATGGGGACCAACCGCGGGGCATCTCAGGCAGGCATGACCGGCTACGGGATGCCACGCCAGATCCTCTGA